From Aedes albopictus strain Foshan chromosome 1, AalbF5, whole genome shotgun sequence, one genomic window encodes:
- the LOC134285808 gene encoding uncharacterized protein LOC134285808 produces MKLQKRLYYLKKVSGEFVQHGENPVSSQIEYLQRDLEMLSGNLPKMENAPDCKPSSVPGFEFPLTEQEEIERLEADVRNDPYVRCQYVNYLINKKPAPMNLIQFLPLVFSDEALIAYNYHGSHASGKSKHSMKAYTIFSECFLEAFEGEGLDMDTLTKQLVMAIKQSRNRMRQRTFRAKKTLQRISSDKGSE; encoded by the exons ATGAAACTACAGAAACGACTCTACTACCTCAAAAAGGTTTCCGGAGAGTTTGTTCAGCACGGAGAAAATCCAGTTTCTTCGCAGATTGAGTATTTGCAGCGCGATCTGGAAATGCTTTCGGGAAATCTACCGAAAATGGAGAACGCTCCGGATTGTAAGCCATCTTCCGTTCCGGGATTCGAGTTCCCTCTGACCGAGCAGGAGGAAATTGAACGCTTGGAGGCGGATGTACGAAACGATCCGTATGTCCGGTGCCAATAT gtgaactatcttatcaacaaaaAGCCAGCGCCGATGAATCTAATACAGTTCCTACCACTGGTGTTTTCCGATGAGGCCCTTATTGCCTACAACTATCATGGTTCGCATGCTTCCGGAAAATCTAAGCATTCGATGAAGGCGTACACCATTTTTTCGGAATGCTTTTTGG AAGCCTTCGAAGGAGAAGGATTGGATATGGATACATTGACTAAGCAGCTGGTAATGGCCATCAAACAGAGCCGGAACCGCATGCGGCAACGTACATTCCGAGCAAAGAAGACGCTACAACGAATCAGCAGCGACAAGGGTTCTGAGTGA